The nucleotide window TTAGTGAGTATCCAGGTCCCGGTAGCGGTGGGAGCTTCATGGCTCGCGGCTGGTGCCTTAGGCAGTACTGTCGATAGCCGCAGCCCTCGCAGACATCCCTCTTGACTCTAACCTTCGGCTCCTCCTCGCTGCTTATCATCTCATATATCTTCCTAATGATGTCCTTGGTTTCTCTCTTTAAGCCCTGAGTTAAGTGCACTACGAGCGTCCTTCTCGCCCTAGCGTAGTGTACTACTATGCGTTTAACGGTGGTATTGAAGGCCTCTTCAATTAGGAGCGCGTAAGTGGCTAACTGGAGCTTATGATTACGCCTCACCTGTCCTTTAGAAGTTGGCTCGGCCCACTTCACCTCAGCCGGGATGTACTCACCGTGCCTCGTCACGAATACGTAGTCGACCCTGCCTGTCACTCGAAGTCTCTCACTCGCTAG belongs to Candidatus Nezhaarchaeota archaeon and includes:
- the cas4 gene encoding CRISPR-associated protein Cas4; its protein translation is MEGDSLKATDREEEYISALDVKNYALCPRIAYFMRVLHVYEVDTEAMQYGREYHDEAIVAQLIPMLKAVKVLRRLELASERLRVTGRVDYVFVTRHGEYIPAEVKWAEPTSKGQVRRNHKLQLATYALLIEEAFNTTVKRIVVHYARARRTLVVHLTQGLKRETKDIIRKIYEMISSEEEPKVRVKRDVCEGCGYRQYCLRHQPRAMKLPPLPGPGYSLTT